The following are from one region of the Fusarium keratoplasticum isolate Fu6.1 chromosome 4, whole genome shotgun sequence genome:
- a CDS encoding Pyrroline-5-carboxylate reductase: MPNTMALTPYGSNGSTDLTMAVLGCGTMGVAILSGILNSLADMQGPKPLQIPRSGASTPMDEVPQRLPSRFIASVATAAGAKRVKGTLWEHSSILKVVHNDNLSAVQQSEVVLLTCKPWMVKEILSEPGIAKALHGKLLISVCTGVTVEDIEIALHGAVPSKDPNEDGRCRIVRAMCNAAAVIRESMTVVATSSPPLDCATESLVTWIFKRIGDVVYLPAQHMDASTALCASGPAFFALVLEAAIDGAVAMGIPRHDAQRMAVQSMRGMTGLVQNGEHPALLREKVCTSGGCTIGGVLVMEEGRVRGTVSRAVRESAVVASQLGKGIEGVNGTRFPGPPSLQ, encoded by the exons ATGCCCAACACAATGGCTCTCACGCCTTACGGCTCAAATGGATCTACCGATCTCACTATGGCTGTTCTCGGTTGCG GCACCATGGGCGTCGCCATCCTCAGTGGCATCTTGAACTCGCTCGCCGATATGCAAGGTCCTAAGCCCCTGCAGATTCCCAGGTCAGGAGCCTCAACTCCCATGGACGAGGTGCCCCAGCGTCTCCCCTCTCGCTTCATCGCCAGCGTGGCCACTGCTGCCGGTGCCAAGCGTGTCAAGGGCACCCTCTGGGAGCACTCCTCCATTCTCAAGGTCGTCCACAACGACAACCTCTCCGCCGTTCAGCAGTCAGAGGTTGTTCTCCTGACCTGCAAGCCCTGgatggtcaaggagatcctcAGCGAACCcggcatcgccaaggccctgcACGGCAAGCTGCTCATCAGCGTTTGCACTGGTGTCACCGTTGAGGACATTGAGATTGCCCTCCACGGTGCCGTGCCTTCCAAGGACCCCAACGAGGATGGTCGTTGCCGTATCGTCCGGGCCATGTGCAACGCTGCTGCTGTGATCCGTGAGTCCATGACCGTCGTCGCCACCAGCAGCCCGCCTCTTGACTGTGCTACCGAGAGTCTCGTCACTTGGATCTTCAAGCGCATTGGCGATGTCGTCTACCTCCCTGCCCAGCACATGGACGCCTCAACGGCCCTGTGCGCTTCCGGCCCGGCCTTTTTCGCGCTTGTGCTAGAAGCCGCCATTGACGGCGCCGTCGCCATGGGAATTCCCCGCCACGACGCCCAGCGCATGGCCGTGCAGTCCATGAGGGGCATGACCGGCCTGGTCCAGAACGGCGAGCACCCGGCCCTGCTCCGGGAAAAGGTCTGCACCTCGGGAGGCTGCACCATCGGTGGAGTTCTGGTCATGGAGGAGGGCAGAGTCCGCGGCACCGTCTCAAGAGCCGTGCGAGAATCCGCCGTTGTGGCGAGTCAGCTCGGAAAGGGAATTGAGGGTGTGAATGGAACAAGATTCCCCGGCCCTCCAAGCCTGCAATGA